A portion of the Bacteroides faecium genome contains these proteins:
- a CDS encoding carboxypeptidase-like regulatory domain-containing protein, with protein MKNVEKHLVGWLTICLLLCSFPVWAQGDAGDYLTIVGMVKDKQNKKALENVNVSVHGSNIGTVTNAEGEFALKLKKTDAPSELEISHIGYANSHVSIEKEAPAKLTVWMTPHANLLNEVVVYANDPRMIVEKAISKISQNYSDKRDMLTGFYRETVQKGRRYIGISEAVLDVSKTAYTNRNINYDKVRVMKGRRLLSQKASDTLAVKVVGGPNLSVTLDVVKNNDALLDFAELNNYEFWMAESVLIDNRMQYVINFRPKVILMYALLYGKLYIDRERLSFTRVEMSLDMQNKSKATTAILYKKPLGLRFKPQELSYLITYKTVDGRTYLNYIRNTIRFKCDWKRKLFSTSYAITSEMVVTDRKEGSLETIPNKEAFSLNQIFYDKVDEYWHEGFWGNYNIIEPTESLEHAVDKLKKQSN; from the coding sequence ATGAAGAATGTAGAAAAACACCTGGTTGGATGGCTGACGATTTGTTTGTTACTTTGCAGCTTTCCTGTGTGGGCGCAAGGAGATGCCGGAGATTATCTCACGATTGTGGGCATGGTGAAGGATAAGCAAAATAAAAAAGCTCTGGAGAATGTGAATGTATCTGTACACGGAAGTAACATCGGTACGGTGACAAATGCGGAAGGAGAGTTTGCTTTGAAACTCAAAAAGACGGATGCACCGAGTGAACTTGAAATTTCTCATATCGGCTATGCCAATAGCCATGTCTCTATCGAGAAAGAAGCTCCTGCAAAATTGACAGTATGGATGACACCTCATGCCAACTTACTGAATGAAGTGGTAGTGTATGCCAACGACCCGCGTATGATTGTGGAGAAAGCTATCAGTAAGATTTCGCAGAATTACAGTGACAAACGTGATATGCTTACAGGATTTTACCGGGAAACGGTGCAGAAAGGCCGGCGATATATCGGTATATCGGAAGCAGTGCTTGATGTATCCAAGACTGCATATACCAATCGAAATATCAATTATGATAAAGTGCGGGTGATGAAAGGTCGTCGCCTGCTTAGCCAGAAGGCAAGCGATACGCTGGCTGTTAAAGTAGTTGGCGGACCTAATCTGAGTGTAACATTGGATGTGGTGAAAAACAATGACGCATTGCTCGATTTTGCAGAATTGAACAATTATGAGTTTTGGATGGCAGAGTCTGTTCTTATAGACAATCGTATGCAATATGTAATAAATTTCCGTCCGAAAGTGATTCTTATGTATGCTTTATTGTACGGCAAACTGTATATCGACCGTGAACGGCTGTCATTCACCCGTGTCGAAATGAGCCTGGATATGCAGAATAAGTCGAAGGCAACCACGGCAATTCTCTATAAGAAACCTCTCGGGTTAAGGTTTAAGCCGCAGGAGCTCTCTTATCTGATTACCTATAAAACTGTAGACGGAAGGACTTACCTGAACTATATCCGTAATACGATTCGTTTTAAATGTGATTGGAAACGAAAACTCTTTTCCACAAGTTATGCAATAACTTCGGAAATGGTCGTGACCGACAGAAAAGAAGGTTCATTGGAAACTATACCCAACAAGGAAGCCTTCAGCCTGAATCAAATATTCTATGATAAAGTGGACGAATACTGGCATGAAGGTTTTTGGGGGAATTATAATATAATCGAACCTACGGAATCTTTGGAACACGCCGTGGATAAACTGAAAAAGCAATCTAACTAG
- a CDS encoding DUF3427 domain-containing protein, which translates to MKLGIYEQIINQLFEKKISSIDQTRFYIGERTIEKNEVVKLLSLYLSGIFEQMLMNVVDTATDIEANEEATKTQALKKSIDLTNAIIGKLVKDFHLESGNLVSAQAKILTAVIDKTQSDYPNLSKRLEEIIPIKGFINGELFTGKGVKLYTELQKEICSANEIHLMVSFIKKRGLALLLPQLKEFTNRGGLLKIITTTYMKATDFEAIKQLAALKNTEIKITYDETSERLHAKAYVFLRETGFNTAYIGSSNMSEQALDTGAEWNVKVTQMEQPRMMKTIIGAFDASWWAEGYETFVNGEDDIRLKAALDENSDNEIDFNILQLIRPFDYQQEILESLQMERKVRGHWRNLVIAATGTGKTVMAASDYKIFANSHERARLLFVAHREEILRQSLRTFQQVLCDYNFGEKWYGGKEPANYEHVFASKDTLNNRLNDLHLPEDYYDYIVIDEVHHVAAGSYRKIIDYFKPKILLGLTATPERMDGYDITQDFDGTISAEIRLDDALNKGLLAPFHYYGITDSVDYSEVTWNRGQYVASELSRIYTYNDARTGVILRSLETYLTKSNISNVRALCFCVDQEHAKYMEAKFTLCGLKADVLTSENAQMRAILYRKLRNKEINYLFVVDMFNEGVDIPEVDTILFLRPTESLTVFIQQFGRGLRKAEKKTHVDIFDYVGNCRTEFNYTDRMRAIIGRTSMSVEEEMERNCPHLPLGCKITLELKAKEYIIRNIKGAIKRFTTQHIISLVQNFERHHSVPLTLTNFVRIYQIPLNKLYRDRTWNQLLYETGIEHQQSRFNTELRRAVLRKWLATDSYSYLSFIKDLVQKDFKIKVDMLTPVDQKRLLMFYYDLFENAGYFDNLQKMVDEFAADHYFCIELKEIIILLLQRNKAYEKSDNSMLPNFPLKLHGVYTKAQIQVAIGTSTIERKSPSREGVERNKELKLEAMFVDIIKNREEGSTTDYDDKALSPYLFQWDTQNRVKPESNEGKAYINQTQTMLLFVREQKNFMEDKSRTMGYVYLGRVTLKKWEYKNLGTRKQMQIVWNMIEPIPGCVMHFARMKEII; encoded by the coding sequence ATGAAATTAGGAATATACGAGCAAATTATCAATCAATTGTTTGAAAAGAAAATTTCTTCGATTGACCAAACCCGTTTTTATATCGGAGAACGAACTATTGAAAAGAATGAAGTAGTAAAACTGCTCTCTCTGTACCTAAGTGGCATCTTCGAACAAATGCTAATGAATGTGGTTGACACAGCTACTGACATAGAGGCAAATGAAGAGGCTACAAAAACACAAGCCTTAAAAAAAAGTATTGATTTGACCAATGCCATTATCGGCAAACTGGTAAAAGATTTTCATTTGGAATCTGGAAATCTTGTGTCGGCGCAAGCCAAGATTCTAACAGCTGTTATCGACAAGACGCAATCCGATTATCCAAATTTATCTAAACGGTTAGAAGAAATAATACCTATTAAGGGGTTCATAAATGGAGAACTGTTTACTGGCAAAGGCGTCAAATTGTATACAGAACTACAAAAGGAAATATGTTCTGCTAACGAAATCCACCTAATGGTATCGTTCATCAAAAAACGTGGTCTTGCATTACTGCTACCACAACTGAAGGAATTTACCAACAGAGGAGGCTTGCTAAAAATAATAACTACTACTTACATGAAAGCTACTGATTTTGAAGCAATAAAGCAATTAGCAGCCCTAAAAAATACTGAAATCAAAATAACTTACGACGAAACATCAGAGCGCCTACATGCAAAAGCTTATGTTTTTCTGCGTGAAACTGGTTTCAACACAGCTTATATAGGCTCGTCAAATATGTCTGAGCAGGCTCTTGATACGGGTGCTGAGTGGAACGTTAAAGTGACTCAAATGGAACAACCTCGTATGATGAAAACCATTATAGGAGCTTTTGATGCTTCATGGTGGGCTGAAGGCTATGAGACTTTTGTAAACGGCGAAGATGACATACGACTAAAAGCTGCCCTTGACGAAAATTCGGATAACGAAATTGACTTTAATATACTTCAATTGATACGTCCGTTTGATTACCAACAAGAAATATTGGAAAGCTTACAGATGGAGCGTAAGGTGAGAGGGCACTGGCGAAATCTTGTAATAGCTGCAACAGGTACAGGCAAAACAGTGATGGCAGCGAGCGATTATAAGATATTTGCTAATAGCCACGAACGGGCACGTTTGTTGTTTGTAGCCCATCGTGAAGAAATCCTAAGACAAAGTCTACGGACATTTCAACAAGTACTTTGTGATTACAACTTTGGTGAGAAATGGTATGGAGGCAAAGAACCAGCCAATTATGAACATGTGTTTGCTTCCAAGGACACGTTAAACAATCGTTTGAATGATTTGCATCTACCAGAAGACTATTATGACTATATTGTCATTGACGAGGTGCACCACGTGGCTGCAGGGTCTTATCGAAAAATTATAGATTATTTCAAACCAAAGATACTCTTAGGTTTGACTGCAACACCAGAGCGAATGGATGGTTATGACATTACACAAGACTTTGATGGAACCATATCTGCGGAGATTCGCCTTGACGATGCTTTGAATAAGGGACTATTAGCCCCGTTTCATTATTACGGAATAACAGATTCGGTGGACTATTCTGAAGTGACATGGAACAGAGGGCAATATGTGGCATCAGAACTCTCACGTATATATACATATAATGATGCTCGTACCGGTGTTATATTGAGATCTTTAGAAACATACCTAACTAAATCCAATATCAGTAACGTTAGGGCATTATGCTTCTGTGTTGACCAGGAACATGCCAAATATATGGAAGCAAAATTTACGCTATGTGGATTGAAAGCAGATGTACTGACTAGCGAAAATGCTCAGATGCGTGCAATATTATACAGGAAATTAAGGAACAAAGAGATCAACTACTTGTTTGTAGTGGATATGTTCAATGAGGGAGTAGATATTCCCGAAGTAGATACCATTTTATTCCTTCGTCCAACAGAGAGTCTCACCGTGTTTATTCAGCAGTTCGGACGTGGTCTACGTAAGGCAGAGAAAAAAACTCATGTGGATATTTTTGATTATGTTGGAAACTGTCGTACTGAATTTAATTATACAGACCGTATGCGTGCAATAATCGGGCGAACATCAATGAGTGTGGAGGAAGAAATGGAACGCAACTGTCCTCACTTACCCTTGGGATGTAAAATTACACTTGAACTAAAGGCCAAGGAGTATATTATAAGAAACATCAAGGGGGCAATAAAACGATTTACTACACAACATATCATTTCATTAGTACAAAATTTTGAGAGACATCATTCTGTACCACTTACGCTTACCAATTTTGTCAGGATATATCAGATTCCCTTAAATAAATTATATCGTGACAGGACATGGAACCAACTTTTGTATGAAACTGGAATAGAACATCAACAGTCCCGATTCAATACAGAACTACGCCGTGCTGTACTTCGTAAATGGTTAGCTACAGATTCGTATAGCTATCTAAGTTTTATTAAGGATCTGGTGCAGAAAGATTTTAAGATAAAGGTAGATATGCTGACTCCTGTCGACCAAAAACGTCTATTGATGTTCTATTATGATTTATTTGAAAATGCAGGATATTTTGACAATCTTCAGAAAATGGTGGATGAATTTGCAGCCGACCATTATTTCTGTATAGAACTTAAAGAAATAATAATACTGTTACTTCAAAGAAACAAGGCATATGAAAAATCGGATAATTCAATGTTGCCTAATTTCCCATTAAAATTACATGGAGTATATACAAAAGCTCAAATTCAAGTAGCCATAGGAACGTCTACAATTGAAAGAAAATCTCCATCTCGCGAAGGAGTAGAACGTAACAAGGAATTGAAACTAGAAGCAATGTTTGTCGATATTATTAAAAATCGCGAAGAAGGATCTACAACAGATTATGACGACAAAGCACTTTCTCCCTACCTGTTTCAATGGGATACACAGAATCGTGTAAAACCAGAGTCCAATGAAGGAAAAGCATATATCAACCAAACGCAAACAATGCTTTTGTTTGTTCGCGAACAGAAAAACTTTATGGAAGACAAATCACGCACAATGGGGTATGTCTATTTGGGACGTGTTACACTGAAAAAATGGGAGTACAAAAACTTAGGTACTCGAAAGCAGATGCAAATAGTTTGGAATATGATTGAACCAATTCCTGGCTGTGTAATGCATTTTGCAAGAATGAAGGAAATTATATAA
- the dnaK gene encoding molecular chaperone DnaK, translated as MGKIIGIDLGTTNSCVAVFEGNEPVVIANSEGKRTTPSVVAFVDGGERKVGDPAKRQAITNPTRTIFSIKRFMGENWDQVQKEVARVPYKVVKGENNTPRVDIDGRLYTPQEISAMILQKMKKTAEDYLGQEVTEAVITVPAYFSDSQRQATKEAGQIAGLEVKRIVNEPTAAALAYGLDKAHKDMKIAVFDLGGGTFDISILEFGGGVFEVLSTNGDTHLGGDDFDQVIINWLAEEFKNDEGADLTQDPMALQRLKEAAEKAKIELSSSTSTEINLPYIMPVNGVPKHLVKTLTRAKFESLAHGLIQACLEPCKKAMSDAGLNNADIDEVILVGGSSRIPAVQKLVEDFFGKAPSKGVNPDEVVAIGAAVQGAVLTDEIKGVVLLDVTPLSMGIETLGGVMTKLIDANTTIPARKSETFSTAADNQSEVTIHVLQGERPMAAQNKSIGQFNLSGIAPARRGVPQIEVTFDIDANGILKVSAKDKATGKEQAIRIEASSGLSKEEIEKMKAEAEANAEADKKEREKIDKLNQADSVIFQTENQLKELGDKLSADKKAPIEAALQKLKDAHKAQDLAAIDTAMAEVNTAFQAASAEMYAQGGGAQGGAQAGPDMNGGAGQQDNSKHGDNVQDADFEEVK; from the coding sequence GTGATCCTGCTAAACGTCAGGCTATTACCAATCCGACACGTACAATTTTCTCTATCAAACGTTTCATGGGTGAAAATTGGGATCAGGTACAAAAAGAAGTTGCCCGCGTTCCTTATAAAGTAGTGAAAGGTGAAAACAACACTCCGCGTGTTGACATCGACGGACGCTTGTACACTCCGCAGGAAATTTCTGCAATGATTCTTCAGAAGATGAAGAAGACTGCCGAAGATTATCTGGGACAGGAAGTGACGGAAGCAGTCATCACCGTTCCTGCATATTTCTCTGACTCTCAGCGTCAGGCTACAAAAGAAGCCGGACAGATTGCCGGTCTGGAAGTAAAACGTATTGTAAACGAACCGACAGCCGCTGCTCTTGCTTACGGTCTGGATAAGGCTCACAAAGATATGAAGATTGCTGTATTCGACCTTGGTGGTGGTACATTTGATATTTCTATCCTCGAATTTGGTGGTGGCGTATTCGAAGTGCTTTCTACAAACGGTGATACTCACCTTGGTGGTGACGACTTCGACCAGGTAATCATCAACTGGTTGGCAGAAGAATTCAAGAATGACGAAGGTGCTGACCTGACTCAGGATCCGATGGCTTTGCAACGTCTGAAAGAAGCTGCTGAAAAAGCTAAGATTGAGTTGTCTTCTTCTACAAGCACAGAAATCAACTTGCCGTATATCATGCCGGTAAACGGTGTGCCCAAGCACTTGGTGAAGACTCTGACTCGTGCTAAATTCGAATCTCTGGCTCACGGATTGATTCAGGCTTGTCTTGAGCCGTGTAAGAAGGCAATGAGTGATGCTGGTTTGAACAATGCTGATATTGACGAAGTAATCCTTGTAGGTGGTTCTTCACGTATTCCGGCTGTACAGAAATTAGTGGAAGATTTCTTCGGTAAAGCTCCTTCTAAGGGTGTGAATCCGGATGAAGTAGTAGCTATCGGTGCTGCTGTGCAGGGTGCTGTTTTGACAGACGAAATCAAGGGCGTAGTATTGTTGGATGTTACTCCGTTGTCAATGGGTATTGAAACACTGGGTGGTGTAATGACTAAGTTGATTGACGCTAACACTACCATTCCGGCTCGTAAGAGTGAAACTTTCTCTACTGCTGCCGATAACCAGAGTGAGGTTACTATCCATGTATTGCAGGGAGAACGTCCGATGGCTGCTCAGAACAAATCAATCGGTCAGTTCAACTTGTCAGGTATTGCTCCGGCTCGTCGTGGTGTTCCTCAGATTGAGGTTACATTCGATATTGATGCTAACGGTATCTTGAAAGTGTCTGCAAAAGATAAGGCTACCGGTAAAGAACAAGCTATCCGTATCGAAGCTTCCAGCGGTTTGAGCAAGGAAGAAATCGAAAAGATGAAAGCTGAAGCTGAAGCTAATGCAGAAGCAGACAAGAAAGAACGTGAAAAGATTGATAAGTTGAATCAAGCTGACAGCGTAATCTTCCAGACTGAAAATCAGTTGAAAGAATTAGGCGATAAGTTGTCTGCTGACAAGAAAGCTCCGATTGAAGCTGCTCTGCAGAAACTGAAAGACGCTCACAAGGCTCAGGATTTGGCTGCTATCGATACTGCTATGGCAGAAGTAAATACAGCTTTCCAGGCTGCAAGTGCTGAAATGTATGCTCAAGGCGGTGGTGCTCAAGGTGGTGCACAGGCTGGTCCTGATATGAACGGTGGTGCTGGTCAACAAGACAATAGCAAGCACGGAGATAACGTTCAGGATGCTGACTTTGAGGAAGTGAAGTAA
- a CDS encoding DUF4250 domain-containing protein, whose translation MELPKDPMMLFSVVNMKLRDCYSSLDELCEDMDVNKDELVNQLKAVGFEYSAEYNKFW comes from the coding sequence ATGGAATTACCAAAAGACCCGATGATGCTGTTCAGCGTTGTCAATATGAAATTGAGAGACTGTTATTCTTCGCTTGATGAACTTTGTGAAGATATGGACGTAAATAAGGATGAGTTAGTGAATCAGTTGAAAGCTGTTGGTTTCGAATATAGTGCGGAATATAATAAGTTCTGGTAA
- a CDS encoding GNAT family N-acetyltransferase, translated as MIRKLDKTEYEQAAALALDVYIQCGADDFNEEGLISFKSFIFSEQLMNELAIYGAFEDKHLVGIMGTKHEGKHLSLFFIRKEHQCKGIGKQLFCFAINDCPVDEMTVNSSTYAIRFYQSLGFEKTNEKQCTNGITYTPMILKRKARISSIAPCGMDCALCHAFQDAKKPCPGCRSQAGEIRKSCQNCIILSCDKKKYYCFECTTFPCKRLKALDARYRTKYNMSMIVNLTFIKEKGEESFLIGQNHKYICPKCGKLRTVHYDYCIYCKQQE; from the coding sequence ATGATACGCAAATTAGACAAGACTGAATACGAACAGGCAGCAGCATTAGCCCTGGATGTCTATATACAATGTGGAGCAGATGACTTCAATGAAGAAGGACTCATCTCTTTCAAAAGTTTTATCTTTAGTGAGCAACTGATGAATGAACTGGCTATCTATGGGGCTTTTGAAGATAAGCACCTGGTCGGTATCATGGGGACAAAGCATGAAGGAAAACATCTTTCTTTATTCTTTATCCGAAAAGAACACCAATGCAAAGGTATCGGCAAGCAATTATTCTGTTTCGCTATCAATGATTGTCCGGTAGATGAAATGACTGTAAATTCATCCACATACGCCATCCGCTTTTATCAAAGCCTGGGATTTGAAAAGACCAATGAGAAGCAATGTACTAACGGGATAACTTATACGCCGATGATATTGAAAAGGAAAGCCAGAATCAGTTCTATTGCGCCTTGTGGAATGGACTGCGCATTATGTCATGCTTTTCAAGATGCGAAAAAGCCTTGCCCCGGTTGTAGAAGCCAGGCAGGAGAAATTCGGAAAAGTTGCCAAAACTGTATCATTCTTTCATGCGATAAGAAAAAGTATTATTGTTTTGAATGTACTACTTTCCCTTGCAAACGATTAAAAGCACTAGATGCCAGATACCGAACCAAATATAACATGAGTATGATTGTGAATCTTACTTTCATAAAAGAAAAGGGAGAAGAAAGCTTCTTAATAGGGCAAAATCATAAATATATCTGTCCCAAATGCGGAAAACTGCGAACTGTGCATTATGACTACTGTATTTATTGTAAGCAACAAGAATGA
- a CDS encoding RNA polymerase sigma-70 factor — protein sequence MLNELLILKKIKEGDMKAFEDLFRCYYFPLCCYAAGITGQMEVAEEIVEELFYVLWKDREHLQIFQSVKSYLYRAIRNQSLQYCEHEEVRNRYRESVLATSASEQPTDPHQQMEYEELQKFINNTLEKLPVRRRQIFEMHRMEGRKYSEIAVRLSLSVKTVEAEMTKALRTLRKEVETYIHME from the coding sequence ATGCTGAATGAACTGCTCATACTAAAAAAGATAAAGGAAGGCGACATGAAAGCGTTCGAAGACCTCTTCCGCTGTTATTATTTCCCTCTTTGCTGTTATGCGGCAGGCATTACCGGGCAAATGGAAGTGGCGGAAGAAATAGTCGAAGAACTCTTTTATGTACTTTGGAAAGATAGGGAACATTTGCAGATTTTCCAGTCCGTCAAAAGCTATCTTTATAGAGCGATACGCAACCAGTCCCTTCAATATTGCGAACATGAAGAGGTGCGAAACCGCTATCGTGAGTCAGTGTTGGCTACGTCCGCTTCGGAACAGCCAACCGACCCTCATCAACAAATGGAGTATGAGGAATTACAGAAATTCATAAATAATACCCTTGAGAAACTGCCTGTCCGCAGGCGGCAGATTTTTGAAATGCATCGTATGGAAGGGCGGAAGTATTCGGAGATAGCAGTCCGGCTTTCCCTTTCGGTCAAAACAGTGGAAGCTGAAATGACAAAGGCCCTGCGGACGTTGCGAAAAGAAGTTGAAACTTATATTCACATGGAGTGA
- a CDS encoding FecR family protein, whose amino-acid sequence MKTDIYKIKTDKAWNRLYNRLDNDHLLAKVDEGRHTRTLSSWKRYGAVAAVLIGIVCGTAMYWALSFKEPVPNLLTQENLSAFTLATTLEDGSVVLLAEETSLLYPEHFIADKREVSMEGNAFFDIAKKQGQPFLINTEEVKIEVLGTAFSVQSNENAPFRLSVQRGTVRVSLKKGNQECYVKAGETVTVQSQKLVVQSVDKESEDWNRFFKHIRFKDETLANILKVMNLSSDSLRILVDSPALEERRLTVEFSDESPEVIANLIANALNLKCIRQDNAYYLSE is encoded by the coding sequence ATGAAAACAGATATTTATAAAATAAAGACAGATAAGGCGTGGAATCGGTTATATAATCGGTTGGATAATGACCATTTACTTGCGAAAGTTGATGAAGGCCGCCATACACGTACACTATCATCGTGGAAACGCTATGGCGCAGTTGCCGCAGTATTAATTGGCATTGTTTGCGGAACAGCGATGTATTGGGCATTGAGTTTCAAAGAACCTGTACCGAATCTGCTTACGCAGGAAAACCTGAGTGCCTTTACGTTGGCAACTACCCTTGAAGACGGTTCTGTTGTACTTTTGGCTGAAGAAACATCGTTATTGTACCCGGAACATTTTATTGCAGACAAACGGGAAGTCAGTATGGAAGGAAACGCCTTCTTTGATATAGCTAAAAAGCAAGGACAACCTTTCTTGATAAATACGGAAGAAGTTAAAATCGAAGTTTTGGGAACTGCTTTTAGTGTACAAAGTAATGAAAATGCTCCATTCCGTCTGTCTGTGCAGAGAGGAACCGTAAGGGTTTCCCTTAAAAAAGGGAACCAGGAATGTTATGTAAAAGCCGGAGAAACGGTTACCGTACAATCTCAAAAACTGGTAGTACAGTCCGTTGATAAAGAATCAGAAGACTGGAACCGTTTCTTCAAGCATATACGTTTTAAGGATGAAACTTTGGCTAATATTTTAAAGGTGATGAATCTGAGTTCGGATAGTTTGCGGATTCTAGTTGATTCACCCGCATTGGAAGAACGCAGGCTGACTGTAGAGTTCTCCGACGAATCCCCTGAAGTGATTGCTAACTTGATAGCCAATGCACTCAATTTGAAATGTATCCGACAGGATAATGCCTATTACTTGTCGGAATAA
- a CDS encoding (deoxy)nucleoside triphosphate pyrophosphohydrolase: MKKIEVVAAIISKGDKILATQRGYGEWKDWWEFPGGKIEGTETPKNALVREIREELSADISVNNFLCTVEYDYPSFHLTMHCYFCSLLTDVWNLNEHKAACWLSKEELDNVKWLPADLQILPILK, from the coding sequence ATGAAGAAAATAGAAGTTGTTGCTGCCATCATCTCTAAGGGAGATAAAATTCTTGCCACTCAAAGAGGATATGGAGAATGGAAAGATTGGTGGGAATTTCCTGGCGGAAAAATAGAAGGTACAGAAACTCCCAAGAATGCATTGGTACGTGAAATTCGTGAAGAGCTCTCAGCGGATATAAGTGTGAATAATTTTCTATGTACCGTGGAATATGACTACCCCTCATTCCACCTTACAATGCATTGCTATTTTTGCTCTCTCCTAACAGATGTTTGGAATCTAAACGAGCATAAAGCTGCATGTTGGCTTTCAAAAGAAGAATTAGATAATGTAAAATGGTTACCAGCTGATTTACAGATTCTTCCAATATTAAAATAG
- a CDS encoding carboxypeptidase-like regulatory domain-containing protein produces the protein MKSAYHYLLVLLLLFFVIDTMRADGGDVLNQIVRLPKTKATVYSLLSDISQQSGYMFIYDSKLIDNDAVVKIKEGKRTVRQAVYDIIGDISLEFKVLGTHILITSPSEKNNQIPQDSLPVQQTVNLIIAGTLLDKETGIPIPSATVGVRGTSVGSITNQNGEFKLSLPDSLEQAPIAFSHIGYISQDIELSVLLGRHNILALEPKVVPLQEVVIRRSEPKKLLREMIERRERNYSHAPIYLTTFYREGVQLKNKFQNLSEAVFKVYKTFSSSFVSDQVKLLKMSRLSNVEVKDSLLVKIKSGIQACLQMDLIKDMPAFMIPNVENNTYTYTSEGMAFLDNRFVNIVHFEQRKGITEPLFCGELYLDSETCALLQARLEVHPKYVKDASGMFVERSTRNIRIIPQKVVYTISYKPWQGTYYIHHIRGDLHFKVKRRRMLFSNQDLHIWFEMITCKVDTEQVTAFPRTDRLPTRTIFSDTNFKYDEDFWKEFNVIPLEAEISKLIEKVSLKIEEIGD, from the coding sequence ATGAAATCGGCTTATCACTATCTCCTTGTCTTGCTACTGCTCTTTTTCGTAATTGATACGATGAGGGCGGATGGGGGAGATGTGTTGAATCAGATAGTCCGGTTACCCAAAACAAAAGCAACGGTATATTCCCTTCTGAGTGATATTTCTCAACAATCGGGATATATGTTTATCTATGATAGCAAACTCATAGACAATGATGCCGTAGTGAAAATAAAAGAAGGAAAGCGTACCGTTCGTCAGGCTGTCTATGATATAATAGGAGACATCAGTCTGGAATTTAAAGTCCTGGGCACTCATATCCTGATAACTTCCCCTTCTGAGAAAAACAACCAAATACCACAAGATTCTCTTCCGGTTCAGCAGACCGTGAATTTAATAATTGCCGGCACTTTGCTGGATAAGGAAACGGGAATACCCATACCTTCTGCTACCGTCGGAGTCCGGGGAACATCCGTAGGCAGCATAACCAATCAAAACGGGGAGTTCAAACTGTCTCTGCCGGACTCTTTGGAGCAAGCTCCAATCGCATTTTCGCATATAGGCTATATCTCTCAGGATATAGAACTTTCGGTGTTGCTGGGCCGGCACAATATACTTGCTCTCGAACCGAAAGTAGTCCCTTTGCAGGAAGTCGTAATCCGTAGAAGTGAGCCTAAGAAACTGTTGCGGGAGATGATTGAACGGCGGGAACGGAATTACTCTCATGCCCCCATCTATCTGACAACCTTTTACCGCGAAGGAGTTCAACTGAAAAATAAGTTTCAGAATCTTTCCGAAGCCGTATTCAAAGTTTATAAGACATTCTCTTCTTCTTTTGTGTCAGACCAGGTGAAGCTGTTGAAAATGAGCCGCCTCAGCAATGTCGAAGTGAAGGATAGCCTGCTCGTGAAGATAAAATCCGGGATTCAGGCTTGCCTGCAGATGGATTTGATTAAAGATATGCCCGCATTTATGATTCCTAATGTAGAAAATAACACCTACACCTATACTTCGGAAGGAATGGCGTTTCTGGATAACCGCTTTGTTAATATTGTACATTTCGAGCAAAGAAAAGGAATAACCGAACCTCTTTTCTGCGGTGAACTGTATCTTGATTCTGAAACGTGCGCTCTATTGCAGGCTCGTTTGGAAGTCCATCCGAAATATGTAAAAGATGCATCCGGCATGTTTGTAGAAAGAAGTACGCGCAATATCCGGATAATTCCGCAAAAAGTGGTATATACCATTTCTTATAAGCCCTGGCAGGGAACTTATTATATCCATCACATTCGTGGCGACCTTCATTTTAAGGTTAAACGGAGACGTATGCTCTTCAGTAATCAGGACCTGCATATATGGTTCGAGATGATTACTTGTAAAGTGGATACCGAACAAGTGACGGCATTTCCCCGCACGGACAGGTTGCCCACCCGTACCATCTTTTCTGATACGAACTTCAAATATGACGAAGATTTTTGGAAGGAATTCAATGTCATTCCGTTGGAGGCGGAAATCAGCAAACTGATAGAAAAAGTCTCTTTGAAGATAGAAGAAATAGGTGATTGA